Proteins from a genomic interval of Salinivibrio kushneri:
- the dapD gene encoding 2,3,4,5-tetrahydropyridine-2,6-dicarboxylate N-succinyltransferase, whose protein sequence is MASFALALGTATQNQDGKIIEAYFPAPLLNPSDDLVSALSALTDYSAGNQVLAIAPETCAAISEAFAAAGAQEAANFASKAQQTTQPLVLVILENDSKPASVAEGFLKLQLISHRLVKPHGVVLEGLFGLLHNIAWTNQGPIDLPELPERQMEARLKGETLTVECVDKFPKMTDYVVPAGVRIADTARVRLGAHVGEGTTVMHEGFINFNAGTEGKSMIEGRISAGVMVGQGSDIGGGASIMGTLSGGGQIVVSIGENSLLGANAGLGFPLGDRCTIESGLYVTAGTKVTMLDADGNAVESIKARDLAGKADLLFRRNSKTGAVECLTNKSAVELNHDLHANN, encoded by the coding sequence ATGGCAAGCTTTGCTCTGGCACTTGGTACCGCCACTCAAAACCAGGACGGTAAAATCATTGAAGCCTATTTCCCGGCGCCCCTGCTTAACCCTAGTGATGATCTGGTGAGTGCCTTAAGTGCGCTAACCGATTATAGCGCCGGTAATCAGGTACTAGCGATTGCACCAGAAACCTGCGCTGCAATCAGTGAAGCCTTCGCCGCCGCTGGCGCGCAAGAGGCAGCTAACTTTGCCAGCAAGGCTCAACAAACCACACAGCCGCTGGTGCTGGTGATCCTCGAAAATGACAGCAAGCCAGCATCGGTGGCAGAAGGCTTTTTGAAGCTACAACTGATCTCGCACCGCTTAGTGAAACCACATGGTGTGGTGCTAGAAGGGCTCTTTGGCCTGCTGCACAACATTGCTTGGACCAACCAAGGCCCGATCGACTTGCCAGAGTTGCCTGAGCGTCAGATGGAAGCGCGCTTGAAAGGCGAAACGCTGACCGTTGAGTGCGTGGATAAATTCCCGAAAATGACCGATTACGTGGTACCTGCCGGTGTGCGTATTGCCGATACTGCCCGTGTTCGCTTGGGCGCGCATGTCGGTGAAGGCACCACAGTGATGCACGAAGGCTTTATCAACTTTAACGCTGGCACCGAAGGCAAGAGCATGATTGAAGGTCGAATCTCTGCAGGTGTGATGGTCGGTCAAGGCAGTGATATTGGTGGCGGCGCATCGATTATGGGTACGTTAAGTGGCGGCGGCCAGATTGTCGTTTCGATTGGCGAGAATTCACTATTAGGTGCCAACGCGGGTCTTGGCTTCCCACTCGGCGATCGTTGCACCATCGAGTCAGGGCTGTATGTCACCGCTGGCACCAAAGTGACTATGCTCGACGCCGACGGCAACGCCGTAGAAAGCATCAAAGCGCGTGATTTGGCGGGCAAAGCCGATCTGCTGTTCCGTCGTAACTCTAAAACAGGTGCGGTTGAGTGTTTAACCAACAAAAGTGCGGTTGAGCTCAACCACGATCTACACGCTAATAACTAA
- a CDS encoding KAP family P-loop NTPase fold protein: MSDDKAIDWSKEISIDGNIFPPDTLNREKYASYLTGLLKRKGYDQRRGNEAKRTYVLNLNSEWGSGKTYFLRRWSESIKNQHPVVYVNAWEQDYSDDPLMTVITSMIEQLREQAGKSPQDITFKAPRKLLGLLKAATPAIAGGLAKRYLGIDPVKIMESSEDGQIGEHIDNEKGDPIDMGTAASKMVTHLLDEHSAKLEAIDSLKKAISQWVEAAKSSSQKSTDRKQFPAFIFIDELDRCRPSYAVEMLETIKHIFNIPGVVFVVATDTEQLQHAVKAIYGQGFDAGVYLGRFFDARYTLKVADYEKLLSVHCDMKIISMQTLSDNGITVWPKASTEDNGYDVEVKNISNILTAFGLSAREAIQVVERLISIVANLSEGDSLNIYYLITLLCLHEKEYSIYSKMRDVSLLKANHGDWLEMIRKYDLSNVRMSIFIDPQALLGKTLRVEDMSGGFVSRVNKYENINNDVRISDFIKSCHLVALDYRAGVNSKTDIIRDGGGNNGFDLTKSHLHDLIKYGFYYNELGERLTKKEKGINGDKEKEYPSRFLYERYKDLVEISTYLET, encoded by the coding sequence ATGAGCGACGATAAAGCAATTGATTGGAGCAAAGAAATAAGCATTGATGGGAATATTTTTCCTCCTGATACACTTAACCGCGAAAAATATGCAAGTTACTTGACGGGTCTTTTAAAGCGAAAAGGGTATGACCAAAGACGTGGTAATGAGGCCAAACGAACTTATGTTCTTAACCTGAATTCAGAGTGGGGGAGTGGAAAGACATACTTTCTGCGACGATGGAGTGAAAGCATTAAAAATCAACACCCGGTTGTATATGTGAATGCATGGGAGCAGGACTACTCAGATGACCCTCTCATGACTGTTATCACGTCAATGATTGAACAGCTTCGAGAACAGGCAGGTAAGAGTCCGCAGGATATTACCTTTAAAGCCCCAAGAAAACTGCTCGGTTTGCTCAAGGCGGCGACGCCAGCTATCGCGGGTGGCCTAGCCAAAAGATATCTAGGTATTGATCCGGTGAAAATAATGGAGTCAAGCGAAGATGGACAAATTGGAGAACATATAGATAATGAAAAGGGTGACCCAATCGATATGGGTACAGCTGCTTCTAAAATGGTTACACATCTACTGGATGAACATTCCGCGAAACTAGAAGCTATCGATAGCCTTAAAAAAGCAATTTCTCAATGGGTTGAAGCTGCAAAGTCTTCATCACAAAAAAGCACCGATAGGAAGCAATTTCCAGCTTTTATTTTTATTGATGAACTTGATCGTTGCCGACCAAGTTATGCAGTTGAGATGTTAGAAACCATCAAGCATATTTTTAATATCCCGGGCGTTGTGTTTGTTGTGGCAACAGACACAGAACAATTGCAGCATGCAGTAAAAGCAATATATGGTCAGGGCTTTGATGCTGGCGTTTACTTAGGGCGTTTTTTTGATGCTCGATATACACTAAAAGTAGCAGACTACGAGAAGTTGCTATCCGTGCATTGTGATATGAAAATTATTTCGATGCAAACTCTTAGTGATAATGGAATCACTGTTTGGCCTAAAGCATCAACTGAAGATAACGGTTATGATGTAGAAGTTAAAAATATATCAAATATCCTTACGGCTTTTGGTCTTTCTGCACGAGAGGCTATTCAAGTAGTCGAACGGTTAATCTCTATCGTAGCTAACTTGAGTGAGGGGGATTCGCTTAATATATACTATTTGATAACTTTGCTTTGCTTGCATGAGAAGGAGTATAGCATATATAGCAAGATGAGAGATGTATCACTTTTGAAAGCTAATCATGGAGATTGGTTAGAGATGATTAGGAAATATGATCTCAGCAATGTAAGGATGAGTATTTTTATAGATCCTCAAGCTCTACTTGGAAAAACTCTTAGAGTTGAAGACATGTCGGGAGGTTTTGTAAGCAGAGTTAATAAATATGAGAATATAAATAATGACGTTAGGATAAGTGACTTCATTAAATCATGCCATCTGGTTGCACTTGACTACCGGGCAGGGGTTAATAGCAAAACAGATATAATTAGGGATGGCGGTGGTAATAATGGTTTTGACCTGACAAAAAGCCATTTGCATGACTTGATAAAATATGGGTTTTACTATAATGAGCTAGGTGAAAGGCTTACTAAAAAAGAAAAGGGAATTAATGGTGATAAAGAGAAAGAATACCCATCAAGGTTCTTATATGAAAGGTATAAAGATCTAGTGGAAATAAGCACTTATTTAGAAACATAA
- the hpf gene encoding ribosome hibernation-promoting factor, HPF/YfiA family, translating into MRVEIAGKNIEITPAIRERIESRFEKLAKWQVALINPHAVISKEPNHQFKVEAKAGLPGSTLVASAESDDMYKAINEVGQKLEKQLNKVQHKGEARRNDKSAATVAMEENPADEEI; encoded by the coding sequence ATGAGAGTGGAAATTGCAGGCAAAAACATCGAAATCACTCCCGCCATCCGTGAGCGCATCGAAAGCCGCTTTGAAAAGCTGGCCAAGTGGCAGGTGGCACTCATCAATCCTCATGCTGTGATCAGTAAGGAGCCAAACCACCAGTTCAAAGTAGAAGCCAAAGCTGGGCTACCAGGTTCAACACTGGTTGCCTCTGCCGAAAGCGACGACATGTACAAAGCGATTAACGAGGTGGGCCAAAAACTCGAGAAGCAACTGAATAAGGTCCAACATAAAGGCGAAGCGCGCCGTAACGATAAATCAGCCGCGACGGTTGCGATGGAAGAAAATCCAGCCGATGAGGAAATCTAA
- the pheA gene encoding prephenate dehydratase — translation MPNTPRPLDEIRTRISQLDQELLTLLAERRRLSLDVAKNKVAVQKPIRDQAREQALLEKLVTKAQDHQLDAHYVLSLFHTIIEDSVLIQQRYLQNLANPDNQRPVARVSFLGNQGSYSYLAARQYFSRKQTELVEMACDSFKKVVETVETGHADYGILPVENTSSGSINEVYDQLQHTRLSIVGELTLPIDHCLLTVGDQDPSQIDTLYAHPQPHQQCSEYIDTLGNVKKIYCSSTAEAMQQVADLNQPNVAAIGHAASGEFYGLTAIKGEIANQQQNHTRFIVVARKPVKVSSLTPAKTTFIMSTSQQAGSLVECLMVLRERGINMTKLESRPVLGNPWEEMFYVDVEANMASNLMESALDELTTLTRYLKVLGCYPSETISPTEVSLPDSHE, via the coding sequence ATGCCAAACACACCACGCCCACTGGATGAGATACGCACACGGATAAGTCAGCTTGATCAAGAGCTGCTGACACTATTGGCCGAGCGCCGTCGCTTAAGCCTGGATGTCGCCAAAAACAAAGTCGCGGTGCAAAAACCCATTCGTGATCAAGCGCGCGAGCAAGCCTTATTAGAAAAACTGGTGACCAAAGCGCAAGATCACCAGCTAGACGCCCACTATGTACTGAGTCTGTTTCACACCATTATCGAAGACTCGGTACTGATTCAGCAGCGCTATCTGCAAAATCTGGCCAACCCAGACAATCAACGTCCAGTGGCACGGGTTTCTTTCTTGGGCAACCAAGGTTCATACTCCTATCTCGCCGCGCGCCAGTACTTTAGCCGCAAGCAAACCGAACTGGTGGAAATGGCCTGTGACAGCTTTAAAAAGGTGGTAGAAACGGTAGAAACCGGCCATGCCGATTACGGTATCTTACCGGTAGAAAACACCAGCTCTGGCTCAATCAATGAAGTGTACGATCAGCTGCAGCACACGCGTTTATCGATTGTCGGTGAGCTTACGCTGCCTATCGACCACTGCCTGCTGACTGTCGGCGACCAAGATCCAAGCCAAATTGATACCTTGTATGCTCACCCGCAGCCGCACCAGCAATGCAGTGAATACATAGATACCTTGGGTAACGTGAAGAAAATCTACTGCTCCAGCACCGCAGAGGCCATGCAACAAGTGGCGGATTTAAACCAACCCAATGTGGCCGCGATTGGCCATGCCGCCAGCGGTGAGTTTTACGGTTTAACCGCAATTAAGGGCGAGATAGCTAACCAACAGCAAAATCACACCCGCTTTATTGTGGTGGCCCGCAAGCCGGTGAAAGTGTCGTCACTGACCCCTGCCAAAACCACGTTTATTATGTCGACCTCACAGCAAGCCGGTTCCTTAGTCGAATGCTTGATGGTACTGCGCGAGCGTGGCATCAATATGACCAAGCTCGAATCCCGCCCCGTGCTCGGCAACCCGTGGGAAGAGATGTTTTACGTCGATGTTGAGGCCAATATGGCTAGCAACCTGATGGAAAGTGCACTGGATGAACTCACTACCCTGACCCGTTATCTAAAAGTGCTCGGCTGCTACCCGTCAGAGACCATTTCCCCCACCGAAGTATCCCTGCCGGACAGCCACGAATAA
- the recC gene encoding exodeoxyribonuclease V subunit gamma codes for MFTVYHSNQLDLLKSLLVSLIQQRPLSDPFQKELILVQSPGMAQWLKMALAHEQQIVANVEFPLPATFIWQLFVRVLDGVPERSDFNKEAMTWKLMDILPSCLDAPEFADLAAYLEDSQDQQRAYQLAEKVADIFDQYLVYRPEWVLAWEQEQPVPELDDVQPWQQKLWRRLYDHTLALGQSPYHRANLYQEFIDTLTSHQHKPEGLADIERVFVFGISALPPRYLDALQALGEHVEVHFMFTNPCRYYWGDIRDKRYLAKRAALDRDKISRIEDIPADSQLALGLDEPEYGEVGNSLLASMGKLGRDNLLLLSEMACNEIDSGFVPINRDHLLHHLQADILDLNEPGDPKQTETSAAKTEIEPDDASIAIHACHSPMREVEVLHDQLLAMFEANPSLSPRDVIVMVADINAYSPAIQAVFGNAPRERFIPFSISDRSADQESPVLAAFLRLLTLPDSRCSAAELLEILEVPAVSRRFAIDSQQFDQIKQWVEETGIRWGLDTHTASQFALPEQYQNTWLFGLKRMLLGYAMPSEAGLFADTVPYDEVQGLNAELAGRLGLFIDTLIHYQQQLAIECDGKTWVARLTQMLDDCFAIEGDEEVAVKLIRTQLDSWLTQLSDAAFSHTLTLPVVRDYFNGRLNNERVSQRFLAGQVNFCTLMPMRSIPFDVVCLLGMNDGVYPRTVPSVGFDLMVGRTRAGDRSRRDDDRYLFLEALQSAQQRLYISYVGRSVQDNSLKVPSVLVTELLEYCTQGYCLAGDRDLPERQSRQRLEETLIQTHPLTPFSPQAFAHGGSYAQEWLPAAQGQGTQLPAFIGDALSPDPDSHQDPVIELAELQRFWRLPVRYFFQRRLKVFFEQLEAPLEEFEPFSLDTLHRFQLRDQLLAHFIETDDSPQSVQDFMARQRGQGKLPLAYFGELTLDTQVTVIRNMYQRLTPLLAAPRPDLELNLTLPTALGEVQLQGWLNRRYQDSLVRFHCGDLTVRHQLAVWIDHLCQCAMGEAVPSTLVGVKETIEFSPLSKDDALAHLQALVEDYQNGLNQPLTYLPSSVGAGIKARDGKKGFDNSETGQDKALKAMCDAFVGGFNPGEVQDPYVYRVWPQWREGLGQALLATGDRHLMPMLAQRQKH; via the coding sequence GTGTTTACTGTTTATCACTCTAATCAGCTCGATCTGTTGAAATCGCTGTTGGTCTCTCTGATCCAACAGCGACCGCTGTCTGACCCTTTTCAAAAAGAACTTATTCTGGTGCAAAGCCCCGGCATGGCGCAGTGGTTAAAAATGGCACTCGCCCACGAGCAGCAGATTGTCGCTAACGTCGAATTCCCACTTCCCGCCACCTTTATCTGGCAGTTGTTTGTGCGGGTGTTGGATGGCGTGCCTGAGCGCAGTGATTTCAACAAAGAGGCGATGACATGGAAGCTAATGGATATTCTGCCCAGCTGCCTGGATGCGCCTGAGTTCGCTGATTTAGCCGCGTATTTGGAAGATAGTCAGGATCAGCAGCGTGCTTACCAGCTGGCCGAAAAAGTGGCCGATATTTTCGACCAGTATTTGGTCTATCGCCCCGAGTGGGTGCTGGCATGGGAGCAAGAGCAACCGGTGCCCGAGCTTGACGATGTGCAGCCTTGGCAGCAAAAACTGTGGCGTCGCTTATACGATCACACCTTGGCGCTGGGCCAATCGCCTTACCATCGCGCTAACTTGTATCAAGAGTTTATCGACACCTTAACCAGCCATCAGCACAAACCTGAGGGGCTGGCTGATATTGAGCGGGTCTTTGTGTTTGGTATCTCGGCGCTTCCACCACGCTATCTGGATGCGTTGCAAGCCCTAGGTGAGCATGTGGAGGTGCATTTTATGTTCACCAATCCATGCCGTTATTATTGGGGCGATATTCGCGACAAGCGCTATCTGGCTAAACGTGCCGCATTGGACCGCGATAAAATCAGCCGAATTGAAGACATCCCCGCCGACAGCCAATTGGCTCTGGGGCTTGATGAGCCCGAGTACGGTGAAGTAGGTAACAGCTTGCTGGCGTCGATGGGAAAACTGGGGCGCGATAACTTACTGCTACTCTCGGAAATGGCCTGTAATGAGATTGATAGCGGCTTTGTACCTATTAATCGCGATCACCTGCTGCATCATCTCCAAGCCGATATTTTGGATTTGAATGAGCCGGGTGATCCCAAGCAAACCGAGACCAGTGCGGCGAAAACAGAAATCGAGCCAGATGATGCTTCCATCGCTATCCATGCCTGTCACAGCCCGATGCGCGAAGTCGAGGTGCTGCACGATCAGCTGCTCGCGATGTTTGAGGCTAACCCATCACTGAGCCCCCGCGATGTGATTGTGATGGTGGCGGATATCAATGCCTACAGCCCCGCCATTCAAGCGGTGTTTGGTAATGCGCCTCGCGAGCGTTTTATTCCGTTTTCCATCTCAGATCGCAGCGCCGATCAAGAAAGCCCGGTGTTGGCGGCATTTTTACGCTTACTCACCCTGCCTGATAGTCGATGCAGTGCAGCGGAGCTGTTGGAAATTCTTGAGGTGCCGGCGGTCTCGCGCCGTTTTGCCATCGACAGCCAACAGTTTGACCAAATTAAGCAGTGGGTGGAAGAAACCGGTATTCGCTGGGGGCTTGATACCCATACCGCCAGCCAATTTGCCTTGCCCGAACAGTATCAGAATACCTGGCTATTTGGCTTGAAACGTATGTTACTCGGCTACGCGATGCCGAGTGAGGCAGGGCTGTTTGCAGACACCGTGCCTTATGATGAAGTCCAAGGGCTTAATGCGGAGCTGGCGGGGCGTTTAGGGCTGTTTATCGACACCTTAATTCACTACCAGCAGCAACTGGCGATTGAATGCGATGGCAAGACGTGGGTGGCGCGGTTGACCCAAATGCTGGATGACTGTTTCGCCATAGAAGGGGATGAAGAGGTAGCAGTCAAATTGATCCGTACCCAGTTAGACAGTTGGCTGACACAGCTTAGCGATGCTGCCTTTTCCCACACGCTAACCTTGCCCGTGGTGCGCGATTACTTTAATGGTCGCCTCAATAACGAGCGAGTCAGCCAGCGCTTTTTGGCCGGTCAGGTCAACTTTTGTACCTTGATGCCGATGCGCTCTATTCCCTTTGATGTGGTGTGTCTGCTGGGGATGAATGATGGCGTGTACCCGCGCACCGTGCCCAGTGTCGGCTTTGATTTGATGGTCGGTCGCACGCGGGCGGGAGATCGCTCGCGCCGCGACGATGATCGATACCTATTTTTAGAAGCGTTGCAGTCAGCACAGCAGCGTTTGTATATCAGTTATGTCGGTCGCTCAGTGCAAGACAACAGCTTAAAAGTCCCGTCGGTGCTGGTCACCGAACTGCTTGAGTATTGCACCCAAGGCTACTGTTTGGCCGGTGACCGCGACTTACCCGAACGCCAGTCACGTCAGCGGCTGGAAGAGACGCTTATCCAGACTCACCCCCTGACCCCCTTTAGCCCACAGGCGTTCGCTCATGGTGGTAGCTACGCGCAAGAGTGGCTACCAGCAGCCCAAGGACAAGGGACGCAACTGCCGGCATTTATTGGCGATGCGTTAAGCCCTGATCCGGACAGCCACCAGGATCCTGTGATTGAGTTGGCTGAATTGCAGCGCTTTTGGCGGTTGCCCGTGCGCTACTTTTTCCAACGCCGCTTGAAAGTATTCTTTGAGCAGTTAGAAGCGCCGTTAGAAGAATTCGAACCCTTTAGTTTAGATACCTTGCACCGCTTTCAGCTGCGCGATCAGCTGTTAGCGCACTTTATTGAAACCGATGACAGCCCCCAAAGTGTGCAGGACTTTATGGCCCGACAGCGTGGGCAGGGCAAACTACCCTTAGCGTACTTTGGCGAATTGACCTTGGATACGCAAGTTACGGTGATCCGTAACATGTACCAACGCTTAACGCCTTTGCTCGCCGCGCCGCGCCCCGATCTTGAACTTAATCTGACCCTCCCTACTGCGTTGGGCGAGGTGCAGCTGCAAGGCTGGCTCAATCGGCGTTATCAAGACAGCTTAGTCCGCTTTCATTGCGGCGATCTGACCGTGCGTCATCAGCTTGCGGTATGGATCGATCATTTATGCCAATGCGCGATGGGCGAAGCCGTACCGAGTACGTTGGTGGGGGTGAAAGAAACCATCGAGTTTTCGCCACTCAGTAAAGATGACGCGCTTGCACACTTACAAGCCTTGGTTGAAGACTATCAAAACGGCCTAAATCAGCCGCTTACCTATCTGCCAAGCTCAGTCGGAGCGGGGATAAAAGCCCGAGATGGCAAAAAAGGCTTTGATAACAGTGAAACCGGCCAAGACAAAGCGCTAAAAGCCATGTGTGATGCCTTTGTCGGGGGCTTCAATCCTGGTGAAGTACAAGACCCTTACGTATACCGTGTTTGGCCGCAATGGCGTGAGGGCCTCGGCCAAGCCCTGTTAGCAACAGGTGACCGTCACTTAATGCCGATGCTAGCGCAGCGACAAAAACACTAG
- a CDS encoding DNA-3-methyladenine glycosylase I produces the protein MREKFSTIYQRAAERKGGQRALEHMLVAPLEHDALCEIPDDRWLAAFSQKVFQSGISWQVVRKKWPGFEEVFWGFDIEKMLLMPPEMWEEKATNPAIIRHLTKVMTIPHNAEMIHRVQQSHGSFSQFVADWPSEDIVGLWQYLKKHGKRLGGNTGAYTLRRMGKDTFLFTRDIEHYLRATKIVDSGRETKRAMQAAQQAFNQWQQESGRSLNHISQLIAFSVGDNRV, from the coding sequence ATGAGAGAAAAATTTAGCACCATTTATCAACGTGCCGCTGAGCGTAAAGGCGGTCAACGTGCGTTAGAGCATATGCTGGTGGCACCGCTTGAACATGATGCCTTGTGTGAGATACCGGATGATCGCTGGTTAGCGGCGTTTAGTCAGAAGGTGTTTCAATCGGGCATTAGTTGGCAGGTGGTCCGTAAAAAGTGGCCCGGATTCGAAGAGGTGTTCTGGGGCTTTGATATTGAGAAAATGCTGCTGATGCCGCCGGAAATGTGGGAAGAAAAAGCCACCAACCCAGCGATTATTCGTCACCTTACCAAGGTGATGACGATTCCGCACAACGCGGAAATGATCCACCGCGTGCAGCAATCGCACGGCAGTTTTAGCCAGTTTGTCGCCGATTGGCCCAGCGAGGATATTGTCGGGTTATGGCAGTATTTAAAAAAACACGGTAAGCGTTTAGGCGGGAATACCGGTGCTTATACCTTGCGCCGAATGGGCAAGGACACCTTCTTGTTCACCCGCGATATCGAGCACTACCTGCGCGCGACCAAAATTGTTGATAGCGGCCGAGAGACCAAACGGGCGATGCAAGCGGCGCAACAGGCATTTAATCAGTGGCAGCAAGAGTCGGGCCGTTCACTGAACCATATCAGCCAGCTGATTGCCTTCAGTGTGGGTGACAACCGGGTTTAA
- a CDS encoding YebG family protein, with translation MAVIVKYVVEREGEEKMTFTSKAEADAYDKMLDMADAMFDLIGESELVDDEEKREALSLYLAQHKDSVLEALGAKRKAAKKKPAKSENKADASSDDKDADAA, from the coding sequence ATGGCCGTTATCGTCAAGTACGTGGTCGAACGCGAGGGAGAAGAAAAGATGACATTTACCTCCAAAGCCGAAGCCGACGCCTACGACAAAATGTTAGATATGGCGGATGCGATGTTCGATCTGATTGGAGAGAGCGAACTGGTAGACGACGAAGAAAAGCGTGAAGCCTTGTCGCTATACCTTGCTCAACACAAAGACTCGGTGCTTGAAGCCCTGGGTGCCAAACGCAAGGCGGCAAAGAAAAAGCCAGCCAAAAGCGAGAACAAAGCGGACGCAAGTAGCGACGATAAAGACGCCGACGCGGCCTAA